The sequence below is a genomic window from Aphelocoma coerulescens isolate FSJ_1873_10779 unplaced genomic scaffold, UR_Acoe_1.0 HiC_scaffold_597, whole genome shotgun sequence.
GCCGGGCTGCAGAGCCAGGACGGGATCCGGCCTTCCCGAGGAGCCGGGGAGAGCTGGAGGGACGCCGGGATGCCGGGAGAGGCGGGAGAGGCGCCCGGGTGTGCCCGGAATGGCAGAGTccagcaggaacagctgaaggtgGGGGACACTCCCAGCGGGATCCGACACCTCGGGAAGGACGTTCGGGATGAGCCGGGTGTCCCACGCACGGCCCAGAACGGGAatgtgcccagggaagggaCGGATCAGCCTCAGCCCCCGCGCCAGGATGAGGAGGGAGAGGCCAGCGGCTCTTCCCAGAGCCCGGGATCGGGCGCGGAGGGGGACGCGGACGCTGCCACCGGCCCTGGAGGGGGCGGGGACGGACGGGAGCCGGAGCCTCCGTCCGGAGCGGAGCTGAGGCGGAGTCTCCGGGAAAGGCTGCGCCAGCTGGGACAGGACACGGAAAGCTCGGAAGGGAAATCCACGGCAGCGCTGGCGGCCCAGCTGGCGGAGAAGATCCTGAGCACGCCCACCGAGATGTACCCCTCGGAGCCGGGAGTGTGGAGCGTCCGTCAGGAGCAGGGATCCGGAGCCGACCGGGACCTCGAGCTGGGCGTTCCCGTGTCCGTGCGTGGGAGCGCGCCCGGGAATGATGGGATCATCGtcgggatgctgcagctctgcggGAATGTGGAGAgcggcgaggaggaggaggaggaggaggagggagaaggttTCCTCTCGGGGATCTACTGGCTCCAGGTTCCCTCAGGCCTGGCACAGGAATTCCCGGAGGTGTGGGCGCGCTCCCACCTGGACTGCGGCCGGCTGGCCGAGGAGGAGCGGCTGGACGGGGCCCCCGTGGGCTTCCAAGAGCAGCGCCCGAGGCCGCCCGACGTGGAAGAGCGGATGGCGGAATTGCTGCGGGAATACCTGGAGCAGGGAATCGTGGTGGAGGGCAGCTCCGCCTCCAACAACCCCTTGATCCTCATCCCAAAACGCAAGGGGAGGGGCTGGCGCCTGACCCTGGACTGCCGAGCCCTCAACAAGGCCACTCCCGTGGAGCCCCTGGAGCGGCCGGACAGGGCCCGGCTCCTGGCGTCCGTCAACCCGCGGAGCCGCTTCTTCTCCGTGCTGGATTTATCCAACGCCTGCCTCGCCATTCCCTTGGCCCGCAGCTCCTGGCCCAGGTTCGCCTTCACCTTCCAGGGCCGGCAGTTCCTGTTCACGCGGCTGCCGCCGACGTTCCGCGGCACCGGCTCCATCCTGCACCGGCGCGTGCGCGCCATGCTGGCCCAGCTGGAGCCCGGCGCCGCTCCCGGCGTTTTCCATTACTACGACGACATCCTGGTGACCGGGAAGAGCTGGCGGCAGGCGGCGCACCGCACCCGGAGAGTGCTGGAGCTCATCCGGAGCGCCGGCTTCAAAGCCAACCCGCACAAGGCGCAGCTGGTGCGGCGCGAGGTGGATTTCCTGGGAGTAACCATCGGAGCCGCGGGGCAGCGCGTTCCCGAGGAAAAGGTGGAGGAGATCCGCGGGGACTGCGACGCCCTCCGCTGCTGCAGCGCCGGCGCGCTCCGCTCCGTCCTCGGGAAGTTCGGGAGCTGGCGCTGCTTCATTCCCGACTACTGGGAGCTGGCGCTGCCGCTGCAGCGCCTGGTGGAGCTGGGAGACGGGGAATGGGAAGGGGGCTGGAGGCAGCGGCTGCGGCGGCTGATGGAGGCCCTGGAGGCCGCGCCCGTCCTGCACTTCCCGGATAAATCCCGGCCCTTCCTCATCCGGCTCTCGCCGCACGAGGAGACGGCGGGAGCCGCGCTGCTGCAGGAGAAGGCGGGGATTCTGCTGCCGGTGGGACACTGCTCCCGCATCCTGAGCCGGTGGAATTTCTCCAGTGTGGAGAGGGGGTGCATGGCGGCCGTCCAGGCTGTGCAGGACTTCGAGGCCTTCACGGGGCCGGCTCCCGTCGTCATCTCGGATTCCATGTGGAATTACCTCGTCCGGGGCGAGGCGCTGGGCTCCGGCGGCTCCGGGCTCCCGGAGCAATGGACGCTGCTCCTGACGTACAGAGGGCCGGACAAGCGGGAATCCCAAAGCATCTCCATCGTGCCGGCTCCCGAGCTCCGGTACCTGCTTTCCGGCGTTCCCAAAGCCAGCGTGTGGTTCCTGGCCGTGGAATCGCGGGGACCGTCCGTCGGCTTCGCCGCCGTCAGCCTGGAGGAGCGGTGGCTGCTGGGCGGCTGCCGGGGCgcgggggaggcggcggcggagctggaggcgctgcgggagctcctggagcagcaccaCAGCTCCGGCCCGCTCTTCCTCTACTCCAGCTGCCCGGGCCTGGCGGCGCGGCTGGAAAGGTGGGAGAGGGAGCCGGGCCGGAATCCCGCCGGCAGCGCCTGGCCCCGCGTCCTGCGCTGGCTCCGCGCCTTCCCGGGGATGTTCAGGGtgggggagctgggaagggccgGCAGCGCCGAGAGGGCTTGGATCAGCAGGGCGAGCGCCAGGGCCGGGGCggtggccgggagcggccggaaAATCTGGGAACCATCCAAGTACGAGCGGCA
It includes:
- the LOC138101962 gene encoding uncharacterized protein, encoding MFCLPFRRKGRNGDPPEAADRGIFHEPRAPKDSPGAAGPWQPDPEEFSTFCRHRRPGKGWGPRWAGLQSQDGIRPSRGAGESWRDAGMPGEAGEAPGCARNGRVQQEQLKVGDTPSGIRHLGKDVRDEPGVPRTAQNGNVPREGTDQPQPPRQDEEGEASGSSQSPGSGAEGDADAATGPGGGGDGREPEPPSGAELRRSLRERLRQLGQDTESSEGKSTAALAAQLAEKILSTPTEMYPSEPGVWSVRQEQGSGADRDLELGVPVSVRGSAPGNDGIIVGMLQLCGNVESGEEEEEEEEGEGFLSGIYWLQVPSGLAQEFPEVWARSHLDCGRLAEEERLDGAPVGFQEQRPRPPDVEERMAELLREYLEQGIVVEGSSASNNPLILIPKRKGRGWRLTLDCRALNKATPVEPLERPDRARLLASVNPRSRFFSVLDLSNACLAIPLARSSWPRFAFTFQGRQFLFTRLPPTFRGTGSILHRRVRAMLAQLEPGAAPGVFHYYDDILVTGKSWRQAAHRTRRVLELIRSAGFKANPHKAQLVRREVDFLGVTIGAAGQRVPEEKVEEIRGDCDALRCCSAGALRSVLGKFGSWRCFIPDYWELALPLQRLVELGDGEWEGGWRQRLRRLMEALEAAPVLHFPDKSRPFLIRLSPHEETAGAALLQEKAGILLPVGHCSRILSRWNFSSVERGCMAAVQAVQDFEAFTGPAPVVISDSMWNYLVRGEALGSGGSGLPEQWTLLLTYRGPDKRESQSISIVPAPELRYLLSGVPKASVWFLAVESRGPSVGFAAVSLEERWLLGGCRGAGEAAAELEALRELLEQHHSSGPLFLYSSCPGLAARLERWEREPGRNPAGSAWPRVLRWLRAFPGMFRVGELGRAGSAERAWISRASARAGAVAGSGRKIWEPSKYERQEIVARCHRRHEGADETLARVREVASWEGDRDDVARWVLSCPTCRHPAADPDPGPQRAEGPWSCLWISLSKPLPRSAEGFCALLVVQDALSGWLDAFPLRRRAEPDVTRTLLQEVFGNFGTVASVLLAPAPAWMWNSMSRAPLRGFWSRLELSCLHDAAEGLWRVAQAAGKGWAGMLPLILAGIRSFHARRDELRPLLCVPGLPLELRWEGPGEEELDAGNDAGNDAGNDAGNDAGNDAWNELSWLRRRRLLPGYRERVEAALRRDPGSGLGGWRLGWTGGFRQDWERL